One region of Micromonospora ureilytica genomic DNA includes:
- a CDS encoding TetR/AcrR family transcriptional regulator, whose translation MDGVDVVGRVDGRTARAERTRAAIVEAHLALISEGDLRPTGERIAERAGISLRTLWTNFKDMETLFEASGAEVLRQQDAAHRPISPGLPMAKRVDAYCRQRARLLQLIAPSARAAQMREPVSEQLHRNRLKHIERVRDEVEELFAVELAEAGPGREQLLNALVAASTWQAWSMLRYGLGLGVDQARAVMARTVGALLAEVAPD comes from the coding sequence ATGGACGGGGTCGATGTGGTGGGCCGGGTCGACGGGCGCACCGCCCGCGCCGAACGGACCCGGGCGGCCATCGTCGAGGCGCACCTCGCGCTCATCTCCGAAGGCGACCTCCGCCCGACCGGGGAACGCATCGCCGAGCGGGCCGGCATCTCGCTGCGCACCCTCTGGACCAACTTCAAGGACATGGAGACGCTCTTCGAGGCGAGCGGCGCGGAGGTGCTCCGCCAGCAGGACGCCGCCCACCGGCCGATCTCACCCGGGCTGCCGATGGCGAAGCGGGTCGACGCGTACTGCCGGCAGCGGGCTCGGCTGCTCCAGCTCATCGCACCGTCGGCGCGAGCCGCCCAGATGCGGGAGCCGGTCTCCGAGCAACTGCACCGCAACCGTCTCAAGCACATCGAGCGGGTCCGGGACGAGGTCGAGGAGCTCTTCGCCGTCGAGCTGGCCGAGGCCGGTCCGGGGCGGGAGCAGTTGCTCAACGCCCTGGTGGCGGCGAGCACGTGGCAGGCCTGGTCGATGTTGCGCTACGGGCTCGGTCTGGGCGTGGACCAGGCCCGCGCGGTGATGGCCCGGACCGTGGGCGCCCTGCTGGCCGAGGTCGCGCCCGACTGA
- a CDS encoding ABC transporter substrate-binding protein, with protein sequence MHRKAHRGLAIASTLALLITAAGCSGDDGPGSGGASVPGVTDTEIVVGTHMPLTGPASAGYSKIAPATKAYFDYVNANGGVHGRKITYKIMDDGYNPANTQQVVRQLVLQDKVFAVLNGLGTPTHTGVLDFLKTNRVPDLFVASGSRSWDQPDKYPGTFGFNPDYTVEGKILANYAKVNLAGQKVCFLGQDDDFGRDSLAGVEKVLGAGAVAAKQTYVTSNTNVAPQIGAFKAAGCQVVVLATVPGFTALSVGTAARLGFKPQWLVSNVGADHPTLAKQLGAAAPLLEGMVGTNYLPMQNDTANPWIQLFTKVNKEHNGDAPFDGNTVYGMSVGYLFVQTLLAAGKDLTREKVLDAVQKGGFQGPGLVPLRFSATDHSGYGGQRLSRVTGGVQSYFGPAYETDEADGSVNEYTATPAAPPANGVPTAS encoded by the coding sequence ATGCACCGTAAAGCGCACCGCGGCCTCGCGATCGCCAGCACCCTTGCCCTGCTCATCACTGCGGCCGGCTGTAGCGGCGACGACGGCCCCGGCTCCGGCGGGGCGTCGGTGCCGGGCGTCACCGACACCGAGATCGTCGTCGGCACCCACATGCCGCTGACCGGGCCGGCCTCGGCCGGCTACTCCAAGATCGCACCGGCGACGAAGGCGTACTTCGACTACGTCAACGCCAACGGCGGAGTACACGGCCGGAAGATCACCTACAAGATCATGGACGACGGCTACAACCCGGCGAACACCCAGCAGGTGGTCCGTCAGCTCGTCCTGCAGGACAAGGTCTTCGCCGTCCTCAATGGTCTGGGTACGCCGACGCACACCGGGGTGCTGGACTTCCTCAAGACCAACCGGGTGCCCGACCTCTTCGTCGCCTCCGGCAGCCGCAGCTGGGACCAACCGGACAAGTATCCGGGCACGTTCGGGTTCAACCCGGACTACACGGTCGAGGGCAAGATCCTCGCCAACTACGCGAAGGTGAACCTGGCCGGGCAGAAGGTCTGCTTCCTCGGTCAGGACGACGACTTCGGCCGGGACAGCCTGGCCGGCGTGGAGAAGGTGCTCGGCGCCGGGGCCGTGGCGGCCAAGCAGACGTACGTCACCAGCAACACCAACGTGGCGCCGCAGATCGGCGCCTTCAAGGCGGCCGGCTGCCAGGTCGTCGTGCTCGCCACAGTGCCCGGCTTCACCGCGCTCTCCGTCGGCACCGCGGCACGGCTGGGCTTCAAGCCGCAGTGGCTGGTCTCCAACGTCGGCGCCGACCACCCGACGCTGGCCAAGCAGCTCGGCGCCGCCGCGCCGCTGCTGGAGGGCATGGTCGGCACGAACTACCTGCCGATGCAGAACGACACCGCGAACCCGTGGATCCAGCTCTTCACGAAGGTCAACAAGGAGCACAACGGGGACGCGCCGTTCGACGGCAACACCGTCTACGGCATGTCGGTCGGCTACCTCTTCGTGCAGACGCTGCTCGCCGCCGGCAAGGACCTCACCCGGGAGAAGGTGCTGGACGCCGTGCAGAAGGGCGGCTTCCAGGGCCCCGGGCTGGTGCCGCTGCGCTTCTCCGCCACTGACCACTCCGGGTACGGCGGCCAGCGGTTGAGCCGGGTGACCGGGGGAGTGCAGAGCTACTTCGGGCCGGCGTACGAGACGGACGAGGCGGACGGGTCGGTCAACGAGTACACCGCCACCCCGGCCGCGCCGCCGGCGAACGGGGTGCCGACCGCCTCCTGA
- a CDS encoding branched-chain amino acid ABC transporter permease produces MDRFVFLTVDGLSRGAVYAAFALALVLIWRAARVVNFAQGAMAVAAAYVAYTVSTATGSYWLGFVVAIVAGLLLGALVDRVVMRHVDHASPLNPVIVALGLVLLIQAVLGMVYGSEFRPAEAPFSRSALTVGGVAVLSPYDLFVFATIGVVVSGLAWMFARTPVGLRMRAAAFAPEVSRLLGVNVGGMLTLGWALASGVGALAAMLVLPTELGLHPHAMDLVFVSAFTAAVVGGLDSPPGAVVGGLVVGLLLSYVSGYAGSDLTPLAVLVLLLAVLLVRPGGLFAPVAARRV; encoded by the coding sequence TTGGACCGCTTCGTCTTCCTCACCGTCGACGGCCTGTCCCGGGGCGCGGTGTATGCCGCGTTCGCGCTGGCCCTGGTGCTCATCTGGCGGGCGGCGCGGGTCGTCAACTTCGCCCAGGGGGCGATGGCCGTCGCCGCCGCCTACGTCGCCTACACCGTCAGCACCGCGACCGGCTCGTACTGGCTGGGCTTCGTGGTCGCGATCGTCGCCGGGCTGCTGCTCGGCGCGCTGGTGGACCGCGTGGTGATGCGGCACGTCGATCACGCCTCACCGCTCAACCCGGTGATCGTCGCGCTCGGGCTGGTGCTGCTGATCCAGGCCGTGCTGGGCATGGTGTACGGCAGCGAGTTCCGCCCCGCCGAAGCTCCGTTCAGCCGGTCCGCTCTGACCGTGGGCGGGGTCGCCGTGCTGTCCCCGTACGACCTGTTCGTCTTCGCCACGATCGGGGTGGTGGTCAGCGGCCTGGCCTGGATGTTCGCGCGTACCCCGGTGGGGTTGCGAATGCGGGCGGCGGCCTTCGCTCCGGAGGTCTCCCGACTGCTCGGGGTCAACGTCGGTGGCATGCTGACCCTCGGCTGGGCGCTCGCCTCCGGGGTGGGCGCGCTGGCCGCCATGCTGGTCCTGCCGACCGAGTTGGGCCTGCACCCGCACGCGATGGACCTGGTGTTCGTCTCGGCGTTCACGGCGGCGGTGGTCGGCGGGTTGGACAGCCCACCGGGGGCGGTGGTCGGCGGTCTGGTGGTGGGGCTGCTGCTCTCCTACGTGAGCGGCTACGCCGGCAGTGACCTCACCCCGCTCGCGGTGCTGGTCCTGCTGCTGGCGGTGCTGCTGGTCCGGCCCGGTGGGCTGTTCGCCCCGGTCGCGGCGAGGCGGGTGTGA
- a CDS encoding MaoC family dehydratase: protein MRVFTSFEELAAATGESLGPGPWQRIEQSRVDLFADATDDHQWIHLDPVRAAAGPFGGTIAHGYLTLSLLPALAGGLYRVEGVAMGVNYGLNRVRFPAPLRVGAAVRATATIADVSPVSGGVQLVVTVTVDSDSGGKPVCVAETVSRLYRAAQQ, encoded by the coding sequence ATGAGAGTGTTCACCTCGTTCGAGGAGTTGGCCGCCGCCACCGGCGAGAGCCTCGGACCCGGCCCGTGGCAGCGCATCGAGCAGAGCCGCGTCGACCTCTTCGCCGACGCCACCGACGACCACCAGTGGATCCACCTCGACCCGGTCCGTGCCGCGGCGGGGCCGTTCGGCGGGACGATCGCGCACGGGTACCTCACCCTGTCGCTGTTGCCCGCGTTGGCGGGCGGGCTCTACCGGGTCGAGGGGGTGGCGATGGGGGTCAACTACGGGCTGAACCGGGTGCGTTTCCCCGCGCCGCTGCGGGTCGGCGCCGCCGTGCGCGCCACCGCCACCATCGCCGACGTGTCGCCGGTGAGCGGCGGCGTGCAGCTGGTCGTGACGGTCACAGTGGACAGCGACAGCGGCGGCAAGCCCGTCTGCGTGGCCGAGACCGTGAGCCGGCTCTACCGCGCCGCGCAGCAGTGA
- a CDS encoding acyl-CoA dehydrogenase family protein, which translates to MDLTLSAEQTAVRQLAAEFADRELLPHAAAWDRRESVDPAIVGTLGDLGFLGLTIAEADGGSGGDHLAYCLVLEELGRGDSAVRGIVSVSLGLVAKSIAAHGSAEQRAEWLPKLCAGSALGCFALTEPDSGSDAAALRTRAVRDGTDWLLTGTKTFITNGTTADVALVFARTGGPGHRGISAFLVPTDSPGLTRREIHGKFGLRGQATGELGFDEVRVPDTARLGAEGAGFRLALATLAKGRMSVAAGSVGIAQGCLDAAVGYAGQRTQFGKPIAGHQLVQQLLAAIAVDTAAARLLVWQVADLIDRDQPFATEASMAKLFASEAAVRAANNAVQVFGGYGYIDEYPVGKYLRDARVATLYEGTSQIQQLLIGRALTGVNAF; encoded by the coding sequence ATGGACCTCACCCTCTCCGCCGAGCAGACGGCGGTCCGCCAGCTGGCCGCCGAGTTCGCCGACCGCGAGCTGCTGCCGCACGCGGCCGCCTGGGATCGCCGCGAATCGGTCGACCCCGCCATCGTCGGCACGCTCGGGGACCTGGGCTTCCTGGGACTGACCATCGCCGAGGCCGACGGCGGTTCCGGCGGCGACCACCTCGCGTACTGCCTGGTCCTGGAAGAGCTCGGCCGGGGCGACTCCGCGGTGCGCGGCATCGTCTCGGTCTCCCTCGGCCTGGTCGCCAAGTCGATCGCCGCGCACGGGAGCGCGGAACAGCGGGCCGAGTGGCTACCGAAGCTCTGCGCCGGCAGCGCGCTCGGTTGCTTCGCGCTGACCGAGCCGGACAGCGGCTCCGACGCGGCGGCACTGCGCACCCGTGCGGTCCGCGACGGCACCGACTGGTTGCTCACCGGCACGAAGACGTTCATCACCAACGGCACCACCGCCGACGTCGCGCTGGTCTTCGCCCGCACCGGCGGCCCCGGGCACCGAGGAATCAGCGCGTTCCTGGTGCCCACCGACAGCCCGGGGCTGACCCGGCGGGAAATCCACGGCAAGTTCGGTCTGCGCGGCCAGGCCACCGGCGAGCTGGGCTTCGACGAGGTACGCGTGCCCGACACGGCCCGCCTCGGCGCCGAGGGCGCCGGGTTCCGGCTGGCCCTGGCCACCCTCGCCAAGGGCCGGATGTCGGTGGCCGCCGGGTCTGTCGGCATCGCCCAGGGCTGCCTCGACGCGGCGGTCGGCTACGCCGGGCAGCGGACCCAGTTCGGCAAGCCGATCGCCGGGCACCAGCTCGTCCAACAACTGCTCGCCGCCATCGCGGTGGACACCGCCGCCGCCCGGCTGCTGGTGTGGCAGGTGGCCGACCTGATCGACCGCGACCAGCCGTTCGCCACCGAGGCGTCGATGGCCAAGCTCTTCGCCAGCGAGGCCGCCGTCCGCGCGGCCAACAACGCGGTCCAGGTGTTCGGTGGGTACGGCTACATCGACGAGTACCCGGTCGGCAAGTACCTGCGCGATGCCCGGGTGGCCACCCTCTACGAGGGCACCAGTCAGATCCAGCAACTCCTCATCGGACGCGCGCTCACCGGCGTCAACGCCTTCTAG
- a CDS encoding helix-turn-helix transcriptional regulator, producing the protein MVTASRVQLTVLRGRDDECRAVRSLLDGMTNAGGALLVRGEPGSGRTALVGYAHRHAEGCAVLAGSGLAEEAALPYAGLQRLVDPVLDRAAALPNEQRQLLRRALAGESCPADRQLTLSMAVLGLLAAAARDRPLLATMDDIDRGDPQTAQVLAFVARRLRHLPLVVLLTADITANLDGIPAHRLRALTEQESAAVLTDRLRRLTEREGVDRLPERPAASALTALALIGGGNPQALVDLAEVLSAGQWRGEESLPAAPPADGALGRAYRARLDRLPPETRRVLLLAALDEDGEPVTVIRAAAAAGAEVEALAPAEVAGLVRVDQRGVTFPQPLVRAMIAASAPLAERRAAHRLLAEVLVADGQRLRRAMHLAAATAGADPVLAAELEQAAVGGSDGWAAASVALRWAAELSDHPKLTAARLLAAARYAWAGGQPDAARLLLDRLRAVCADPTVRARADLLRGELELRCGAASSASATLLAAAAAVDGTDRALALTGLVRAGEAVCFAGDQYRYAEVGRRALALRRPNDPPALEVMGCLIAGVAATLRGDHERAGPALRRAVVLGGRLTGWALTPTALSCAAAAGLLVAVDGAAHRLAERAVELARERGEVSMLSRALELRAVAEYWLGRHETAAETSRDGLRVARASGQVNCANVHLGMLAVLAAIRADRDTSLRRIREIGESPTPGSRPHALAAWALAVLDLVDGRHAEAADRLASLARLGTGRGQVLVQVMATPYLVEAAAHLAHRPAATAALAAYDRWASSTASPLRRALSARCHALLAPRGGAEAERDFQAALRLHPTEAGTFERARTELLFGQELRRSRRPRDARTHLHQAREMFSLLGVERWAEQATTELRAAGESIGPPDLPAARLLTGQQLRIAELVAEGATNREIAARMFLSTRTVDHHLRNVFHRLGIRSRTELARAFTAERQVGLASDR; encoded by the coding sequence ATGGTTACTGCATCAAGAGTGCAACTAACCGTACTGCGTGGCCGGGACGACGAGTGCCGGGCTGTCCGGAGCCTGCTCGACGGCATGACCAACGCCGGCGGTGCCCTACTGGTGCGCGGAGAGCCCGGATCGGGCCGGACGGCGCTTGTCGGCTATGCCCATCGGCACGCCGAGGGCTGCGCCGTGCTCGCCGGCAGTGGCCTCGCCGAGGAGGCCGCCCTGCCGTACGCCGGCCTGCAACGTCTGGTCGACCCCGTGCTCGACCGGGCCGCAGCCCTGCCCAACGAGCAGCGCCAGCTGCTGCGGCGAGCGCTGGCCGGGGAGAGCTGCCCGGCCGACCGGCAACTGACGCTGTCGATGGCGGTGCTCGGGCTGCTCGCCGCCGCCGCCCGGGACCGGCCGTTGCTCGCCACCATGGACGACATCGACCGAGGTGACCCGCAGACCGCCCAGGTGCTGGCGTTCGTGGCCCGCCGACTGCGGCACCTGCCGCTCGTCGTCCTGCTCACCGCCGACATCACCGCCAACCTCGACGGGATACCGGCACACCGACTGCGCGCGCTGACCGAGCAGGAGAGCGCCGCTGTCCTCACCGACCGCCTCCGTCGGCTGACCGAGCGCGAGGGCGTCGACCGGCTCCCCGAGCGGCCCGCCGCGTCGGCCCTGACCGCGTTGGCCCTGATCGGCGGCGGCAACCCGCAGGCCCTGGTGGACCTCGCTGAGGTGCTCAGCGCGGGGCAGTGGCGGGGGGAGGAGTCGCTGCCCGCCGCGCCACCGGCGGATGGAGCGCTGGGTCGCGCGTACCGCGCCCGGCTGGACCGCCTGCCACCGGAGACCCGACGGGTGCTGCTGCTCGCCGCGCTCGACGAGGACGGCGAGCCGGTCACAGTGATCCGGGCAGCCGCGGCCGCCGGCGCCGAGGTCGAGGCGCTCGCCCCGGCGGAGGTCGCCGGCCTGGTCCGCGTCGACCAACGAGGTGTCACCTTTCCACAGCCGCTGGTGCGCGCGATGATCGCGGCCAGCGCGCCGCTCGCGGAGCGCCGCGCGGCCCACCGCCTGCTCGCCGAGGTGCTGGTCGCGGACGGGCAGCGGCTCCGCCGGGCGATGCACCTCGCCGCCGCGACGGCGGGTGCCGATCCGGTGCTCGCCGCCGAGCTGGAACAGGCGGCGGTCGGCGGATCCGACGGGTGGGCCGCCGCCTCGGTGGCCCTGCGGTGGGCCGCCGAGTTGAGCGATCATCCGAAGCTGACAGCCGCCCGCCTGTTGGCCGCTGCCCGCTACGCCTGGGCCGGCGGGCAACCCGACGCGGCCCGGCTGCTGCTCGACCGCCTCCGCGCGGTCTGCGCCGACCCGACCGTCCGAGCGCGCGCCGACCTGCTCCGCGGTGAGCTGGAGCTGCGCTGCGGCGCCGCGTCGAGCGCGTCGGCCACGCTGCTGGCCGCCGCCGCGGCAGTGGACGGCACCGACCGGGCCCTGGCGTTGACCGGGTTGGTGCGGGCCGGCGAGGCGGTCTGCTTCGCTGGCGACCAGTACCGGTACGCCGAGGTCGGCCGCCGGGCGCTGGCGCTGCGGCGTCCGAACGATCCGCCGGCCCTGGAGGTCATGGGCTGCCTGATCGCCGGGGTGGCGGCGACCCTGCGGGGCGACCACGAGCGAGCCGGGCCCGCGCTGCGCCGCGCCGTGGTGCTGGGCGGGCGGCTGACCGGTTGGGCGTTGACCCCCACCGCGCTCAGCTGTGCCGCGGCGGCCGGACTGCTGGTGGCCGTGGACGGCGCGGCCCACCGGCTCGCCGAGCGCGCCGTCGAGCTGGCCCGGGAACGGGGCGAGGTGTCCATGCTGTCGCGGGCATTGGAGCTGCGGGCGGTCGCCGAGTACTGGCTGGGTCGGCACGAGACGGCGGCGGAGACCTCCCGCGACGGGCTGCGCGTCGCCCGTGCCAGCGGCCAGGTCAACTGCGCCAACGTCCATCTGGGCATGCTCGCCGTCCTCGCCGCGATCCGGGCCGACCGGGACACCAGCCTGCGGCGGATCCGCGAGATCGGCGAGTCGCCGACGCCGGGCAGCCGTCCGCACGCGCTCGCCGCGTGGGCCCTGGCGGTGCTCGATCTGGTCGACGGCCGGCACGCCGAGGCCGCCGACCGGCTGGCGTCGCTGGCCCGGCTCGGCACCGGTCGAGGTCAGGTCCTCGTGCAGGTGATGGCCACCCCGTACCTGGTGGAGGCGGCGGCGCACCTGGCGCACCGGCCGGCGGCGACGGCCGCGCTCGCCGCATACGACAGGTGGGCCAGCAGCACCGCGAGCCCGCTGCGCCGAGCCCTCTCCGCGCGGTGCCACGCGCTGCTCGCCCCTCGGGGCGGTGCCGAGGCGGAACGGGATTTCCAGGCGGCGCTGCGCCTGCACCCGACGGAGGCCGGCACGTTCGAGCGGGCCCGCACGGAACTGCTCTTCGGCCAGGAGCTGCGCCGCAGTCGACGCCCTCGCGACGCGCGGACGCACCTGCACCAGGCCCGCGAGATGTTCAGCCTGCTCGGGGTGGAGCGCTGGGCCGAGCAGGCCACCACGGAGCTGCGGGCGGCCGGCGAGTCCATCGGTCCGCCGGACCTACCCGCGGCGCGGCTGCTGACCGGCCAGCAACTGCGGATCGCCGAGCTGGTCGCCGAGGGTGCCACCAACCGGGAGATCGCCGCCCGGATGTTCCTCTCCACCCGTACGGTCGACCACCACCTGCGCAACGTGTTCCACCGGCTGGGCATCCGTTCGCGTACCGAGCTGGCCCGCGCGTTCACCGCCGAACGGCAGGTCGGTCTGGCCTCGGACCGGTGA
- a CDS encoding branched-chain amino acid ABC transporter permease has translation MSATRAAVPPRHRLDHPGGRPVDRRRGSTLLRHLAVVLAAGLLLVAVSYAVEPFRNFQLATVAAYLCATAGLTVLTGLNGQLSLGHGALMATGAYTVALCQTAFADRGMTGGWLLPLSLGAAIVSTVAVGAVVGVAAARLRGPYLAGVTLAVAVVVPALAVTFDGVFNGEQGLSVPVEPPPLSLGPYFPYERWQLWVTGAATLLALLLLANLIRSRYGRTFRAVRDDEVAARLAGIHVARTQVLAFVVSAATAGLGGALLAVLAQSVSPGAFSLTLSLFLLMAVVIGGLGRLTGALWGAVLLVALPDLTHSLTDTLTLSPAVAQRLEGNLPLAIFGLTLIVVMIAAPGGVQGLLSRLGRALLARRPTRRS, from the coding sequence GTGAGCGCCACGAGGGCGGCAGTGCCGCCGAGACACCGGCTCGATCACCCGGGCGGCCGACCTGTCGACCGGCGACGCGGCTCCACACTGCTGCGTCACCTCGCTGTGGTGTTGGCCGCCGGGTTGCTGCTGGTGGCGGTCAGCTACGCCGTCGAGCCGTTCCGCAACTTCCAGCTCGCCACCGTGGCCGCCTACCTCTGCGCGACCGCCGGGCTGACCGTCCTCACCGGGCTCAACGGTCAACTGTCGCTCGGGCACGGCGCGTTGATGGCGACCGGGGCGTACACCGTGGCGCTGTGCCAGACCGCGTTCGCCGACCGGGGGATGACCGGCGGATGGCTGTTGCCGCTCTCGCTGGGCGCGGCGATCGTCAGCACTGTCGCGGTCGGCGCGGTGGTCGGTGTGGCGGCGGCCCGGCTGCGCGGTCCCTACCTGGCCGGGGTGACCCTCGCGGTGGCCGTGGTGGTGCCGGCGCTGGCCGTCACCTTCGACGGCGTGTTCAACGGCGAGCAGGGGTTGTCGGTGCCGGTGGAGCCGCCGCCGCTGTCGCTCGGCCCGTACTTCCCGTACGAACGGTGGCAGCTCTGGGTCACCGGAGCGGCCACCCTGCTCGCGTTGCTGCTGTTGGCGAACCTGATCCGCAGCCGGTACGGGCGAACCTTCCGGGCGGTCCGCGACGACGAGGTGGCGGCTCGCCTCGCCGGCATCCACGTGGCCCGCACCCAGGTCCTCGCGTTCGTGGTCAGCGCCGCCACCGCCGGGCTCGGCGGCGCGTTGCTGGCGGTCCTCGCGCAGAGCGTGTCACCCGGGGCGTTCTCGCTGACCCTGTCGCTGTTCCTGCTGATGGCCGTGGTGATCGGTGGACTGGGTCGACTGACCGGCGCGTTGTGGGGGGCCGTTCTGCTGGTCGCCCTGCCCGATCTCACCCACTCGCTGACCGACACGCTCACGCTCTCGCCGGCGGTGGCGCAGCGGCTGGAGGGCAACCTCCCCCTGGCGATCTTCGGACTCACCCTGATCGTCGTCATGATCGCCGCCCCCGGCGGTGTGCAGGGTCTGCTGTCGCGTCTCGGCCGGGCGTTGCTGGCCAGGCGGCCGACCCGGCGTTCCTGA